GCGTCTGCCCCGCCTGCCCCGCGTCATCGGCTTCGACGATGGCCCCTTCCAGCGTCGCCCCGGCGCCGCCGTGCCGGTGGTGGGCGTGGTGTGCAGCGGGACGCGCTTCGAGGGGCTCGTCTGGGGGCGAGTGCGCAAGGACGGGTGGACCGCGACACAGGAGGTGTGTCGGCTGCTGGAGGGCGGCAAGTTCCTCCCGCAGCTGCACCTGGTGCTGCTGGATGGCATCGCCTTCGGGGGGTTCAACGTGGTGGACCTGCCCGCGCTGGCGGCCCGCCTGAAGCTCCCGTGTGTGGCGGTGATGCGACGGATGCCGGACCTGGACGCGGTGGAGCGGGCCCTCCGGCGGCTGCCACGTCCGGAGCAGCGGCTGGCGCTCATCAAGCGGGCCGGGCCCATC
The nucleotide sequence above comes from Hyalangium gracile. Encoded proteins:
- a CDS encoding endonuclease dU — its product is MRLPRLPRVIGFDDGPFQRRPGAAVPVVGVVCSGTRFEGLVWGRVRKDGWTATQEVCRLLEGGKFLPQLHLVLLDGIAFGGFNVVDLPALAARLKLPCVAVMRRMPDLDAVERALRRLPRPEQRLALIKRAGPIHQHGGFTFQVQGAEPAEVADALARVTDRGLVPEPLRLAHLIGSAVVTGESSHRA